The sequence below is a genomic window from Halomonas halophila.
ACGGCGATCCGACGGAATCGACAGGGACGAGGGAGCAAGGCTCATGTGGAAACAACTGAAGGCCGGGCTGAGCCGCTGGATGCCGGGCATGTCCCGGGCCGACAGCCAGCTCAACCAGGCGCAAGGACACGCCAACAAGGCCAAGGGCCTGAAGCGGCTCGGTGCCTGGCTGTGGGCGCTGCTGGTGGTCGCGCTGCTGGTGGCGATCTGGTGGCTGGGGCCGCAGTGGGAGGTGTTCGACAGTCGCCCGCTGGGCCCCTGGCTCAATCGCCTGCTGGCCAGCCTGGCGCTGCTGGGCCTGGTGGCGGTGGTGTGGGGCATCCGTCTGGCGCGGCGCCTGCGCGCCCTGGACGAGGAGCGCCGCCACGAGTCGCAGCGTCAGCAGGACCCGGTGCTCGGCCAGGTCGAGCGTCAGGAGGAGAGCCTGGACGCTACCCTGCATGAGCTCACCGACAGCCTCGGCGGCGGCGCCAACGCCCGCTACAAGCTGCCCTGGTACCTGGTGATGGGCGTCGAGAACGCCGGCAAGACCAGCCTGATCAACCGCTCGGGGCAGAACTTCGCCCTGACCCACGTGATGAAGGCGTCCGGCCAGGGCAAGCGCGGCCGGCTGGGCTTCGACTGGTGGATCGGCGACAAGGCGGTGCTGATCGACCCGGACGGCGAACTGCTGACCCAGGGCGCGCTGCAGGGCGGCGAGCCGGCCGAGCTCGAGAGCCGGCTGTGGGATCACTTCGTCGACTGGCTGGAGCGTCATCGCTCGCGGCGTCCGCTGGACGGCGTGGTGCTGGTGCTCGACCTGGCGCGGCTCAGCGACGCCGAGGTGGCGGTGCGCAAGGCCTACGCCTCGCTGCTGCGTGCCCGGTTGCGCGAGCTGATGGAGCGCCACGGCAGCCGCCTGCCGGTCTACGTCACCTTCAGCAAGATGGATCTGCTGCACGGCTTCGACGACTTCTTCCGTCACTACTCCCGGGCCGCCCGTCGCGCCCCGCTCGGCTTCACCTTCTCCGCCGCGTCCCTCGACAAGCCGGGCCGTTGGGAAGAAGAGTTCGCCGAAGCCTATGACGGCATGCTCGAGCGGCTGAACCAGACGCTGCCGACCCTGCTGGCCGAATGCCGCGATCGCGACGAGCGCGAGGCGGTGTTCCGCTTCGTGCGCCAGCTGGCCGGCCTGCGCGACGTGCTGCTCGGCTTCATCGGCGAGGCGCTGTCCAGCGACCGCTTCTCCACCGCGGCCATGGTGCGCGGCGCCTATTTCACCTCGGTCTATCAGCAGGGCGTGCCGGAGGATCCCTTCGTCGACGCCGCCGCGCGGCGCTACGGCATGAGCGACGGCGTGCAGCCGGCCCACCGGGCCACCAGCTCGGCGCTGTTCTTCACCGAGGAGCTGTTCGACCGTATCATCTATCCGGAGTCGGGGCTCGCCGGCGACAACGCCCGGGCGGCGCGGCGCCGCCATCGCATTCGCCGTGCCAGCGCGCTGGCCTGCCTGTTCGGCGGGGCGGCCCTGGTCGGTGGCTGGTACCACTTCTATGACAAGAACGCCCAGGCGCTGGCCGCGGTGGAGGACAAGGCCGAGGCCTTCCTCGCCGTGCGCCCGAGCCACTGGCAGAGCGACGATCCCACCGGCCGGGCGCTGCTCGAGCCGCTGGATCGCCTGCTCGGTGCCACCCAGGAGTTCGGCGACTACCGCTCGCGGCCCTGGCTGCTGGCCGACATGGGCCTCTACCAGGGGCACGCGCTGGGCGTGGAGGTCGACAACGCCTACCTGCGCCTGCTCGAGCAGCAGTTCCTGCCGGCGCTGATGATCGGCATCATGGACGACATGAACCGCGCGCCGGACGGCAGTAACGACAAGCTGGCGCTGCTGCGCATCCTGCGCATGATGTCCGACGCCAGCGGCCGCCAGTCCCAGCGCGTGCACGACTTCATGGCCGACCGCTGGCAGGCGGCCTTCCCCGGCCAGGGCGACGTCCAACGCCGCCTGCTGGCGCACCTCGACTACGCCCTGGCCTACACCGACCTGGCGGGCCACGCCGAGGCCGGCATGCCCGGCGCCCGCGACGCCATGGCGCCGCTCGAGGGCAGCATCGAGGCGGCCCAGCAGGAGCTCGCCCGCCAGCCCATGGCCGAGCGCGTGTACGCCTCGCTCAAGGCCGGCATCTCCCAGGGCAGCGCCGCGCCGCTGGACCTGCGCTCGAGCGTCGGTTCGGCCTTCAGCCTGGTGTTCATGGCCCGCAACGACGAGGCCGAGCGGGTGCGCATCCCCGGCCTGCTGACCCGCAACGGCTTCGAGGGCTACTTCCTCGAGCGGCTGGATCAGGCCACCGAGCTGGCGCTGATCGATACCTGGGTGCTCGGCCAGCGCGACGACATCGACTTCAGCGAGGCCGACCGCCGGCGCCTGCAGGAGGCGCTGCGCGAGCGCTACGCCAGCGACTATCACGTCACCTGGCGCGAGGCCCTGGCCGATATCCGCCTGGTGCCGCTGCCCGACCTTCACCAGGCGGTGGTGGTGGCCGACGGCCTGCTCG
It includes:
- the tssM gene encoding type VI secretion system membrane subunit TssM, coding for MWKQLKAGLSRWMPGMSRADSQLNQAQGHANKAKGLKRLGAWLWALLVVALLVAIWWLGPQWEVFDSRPLGPWLNRLLASLALLGLVAVVWGIRLARRLRALDEERRHESQRQQDPVLGQVERQEESLDATLHELTDSLGGGANARYKLPWYLVMGVENAGKTSLINRSGQNFALTHVMKASGQGKRGRLGFDWWIGDKAVLIDPDGELLTQGALQGGEPAELESRLWDHFVDWLERHRSRRPLDGVVLVLDLARLSDAEVAVRKAYASLLRARLRELMERHGSRLPVYVTFSKMDLLHGFDDFFRHYSRAARRAPLGFTFSAASLDKPGRWEEEFAEAYDGMLERLNQTLPTLLAECRDRDEREAVFRFVRQLAGLRDVLLGFIGEALSSDRFSTAAMVRGAYFTSVYQQGVPEDPFVDAAARRYGMSDGVQPAHRATSSALFFTEELFDRIIYPESGLAGDNARAARRRHRIRRASALACLFGGAALVGGWYHFYDKNAQALAAVEDKAEAFLAVRPSHWQSDDPTGRALLEPLDRLLGATQEFGDYRSRPWLLADMGLYQGHALGVEVDNAYLRLLEQQFLPALMIGIMDDMNRAPDGSNDKLALLRILRMMSDASGRQSQRVHDFMADRWQAAFPGQGDVQRRLLAHLDYALAYTDLAGHAEAGMPGARDAMAPLEGSIEAAQQELARQPMAERVYASLKAGISQGSAAPLDLRSSVGSAFSLVFMARNDEAERVRIPGLLTRNGFEGYFLERLDQATELALIDTWVLGQRDDIDFSEADRRRLQEALRERYASDYHVTWREALADIRLVPLPDLHQAVVVADGLLGASRPLDRLLGEVSQQTRLYPELPADDEAARQALQQSPRYRLASEIARHFAELNALTESRGDNPSNLDEIKDAVGELRDYLRQVDEAGDRGQQAFLLARDRLSLQGGDPIAALQRIAEDTPAPVGGMLESLADQSWQLLMESAIRHLESQWMDEVVVPFQQRLAGRYPLAPQASREVSLADFEEFFAPDGTLDAFYQQNLKPFIEGAPEALRNAEGDSLLRQGVLDAVQRAERIREAYLNRDGVLDVPFSLEPLSLSADKRRGVISVDGQLIDYAHGASRRVPMIWPNGLRDSNESRVTLVPSQVNRSPRTLRRDGPWAWFRLLDEAQLTGAGERELELSFRVDGGSMRYRLVADGPRNPFTRSLVAGFRLPRALYADGGQDDADDA